TGGTCAGCTGCAACGACCCGGCGAACATCCCGGTGACCGCGGACTGGAGATCGGATCACTGTTCAGCAGGCGTTCTAGGCGTCCTACAGCATCAGCTGGTAGATCGCGACGTCGATCATCCGGTCCTGCTTGTCGCCCACCTCGGACATCGTCCCGGCGAGCTCGAACCCGTGCCGCACGTGCAGCGCGACGCTGCCGTCGTTCGGCATCGCGATCAGGGCCAACGCCGTGTGGAACCCGGCCGCGCGGAGCCGTTCGAGCAGGGCGGCGTACAGCAGGCTGCCGGTGCCCGAACGTCGGGCGTCGGTGTGCAGGTAGACGGAGGTCTCCCGGGTCCGGTGGTAGGCCGGGCGGTCACGGAAGGGCGACGCGTAGGCGAAGCCGACCACCCGATCGCCGTCCACGGCGACCACGAACGGGTCGCCCGTGGTGAGCTTGTGCTGCCAGTCGCCCAGCGGTCGCTCCTCGGTCTCGAACGTGGAGTAGGCGTGCAGCGACTCGTGGGTGTAGATCGCGGCGACCGAGACGAGATCGGCCTCGACGGCGTCGCGGATCGTCACGGGGGCAGACATGGGATCCATGATCCCACCGGGGACCGGTGCGGCAGACTTGCGGTGTGGGCGATCGCATGGACGACCTCTTGGCGTCCCTCAAGGAACCGGGCCCCGTGCGCCAGTGGTCACTGGTCGCGGCGGTCCTGCTCGGGACCGTTCTCGTCGGCGCCGTCATCGGCACCGCGATCGGCAAGGGCGCCGGCGGGGGTGGCACGAGCACACCGACCGCCGTCTTCCGCCCGGCCGTGACCGGTGAGCTGATCACCGCGCCCGGTGCGAGCCCGAAGAAGCTCGACAAGCCGTTGGCGCTCGGCTCGAGGAGCGCAGGCCTCGCCGTCGTCGCGCTCTCACCGGTCGACCGGGTGAAGACCGAGGACGGCGTCCGCCGACCTCCCGAGGGAAGCCGGATGGTCGCGTTCAAGGTCGCCGACTGGACCTGCGAGGACACCCCGTGCGAGTCCTGGGACACGCTGGACCCGCAGGTCTCCATCGACGGGACGACCTCGTCGTTGGAGTCCGGCCAGAACACCTACGTCGTCGTGGTGCCCCCCGGTACGGACGAGGTCGACCTGGTCGTCGACGCCGACGAATTCAGCCAGTCGGTCTCGCTGCTCGACGGTGAGCTCGGCGCGGACAACATCCTCTTGTTCGGCAAGCGCGGGTTGACCAAGCCGATCGACGTGCGGCAGAGCTTCCGGATCGGCGAGCGGACCAGCACCCCGCTGCTCGGCCCCGACGGACAGCCGACCGACACCTTCTTCCGCACCGTCAACGTCGGCGACGTCCAACGTCAGTTCTTCCTCGACGACCAGACGCCCTCGGACCCCGCGCGGACGTTCCTCACGTTGTCGATCGCCTACACCTACGACGGTCAGCAACAGGCCAGCGCGTTCGACCCGAGCGAGATCAAGTTCGTCCTGGGCGACGGGCGGACCTTCCCGGCCAAGGACCTCGACCCCTCCCCGGAGAAGGCACTGCTGGGCTTCGAGATCCCGGCGAAGGCCAAGCGCGGCACGATCGTGATCGGCGGGACGTTCGAGAAGACCTCCACCACCGGCGTCGCGTACTCCTCGACGCTGGGGACCAAGGAGATCGAGGTCGACCTCAAGCCGGCAGCGGGATGAGGGCGCAGCAAAGGCAGGAAGTCGCCGCACTTCGGCAGGAAATGGGTGCGGGGCCTTCTCGGTGATGGGGCAGACTGCACCGGTGGCCATCGAACCTGACACCAAGGACTGGACCTGGGTCCTCGAAGAGCGCTGCGACGAGTGCGGCTTCGATCCGGCAGTCGTGGACGTGCGCGCCCTGCCTGACCTGATCGCCGCGAACCTGCGCGGGTGGGACGGCGCGCTCGCCGATCCGGACGCCGCCGTCCGACCGGCGTCGAACGTCTGGTCCGTGCTCGAGTACGGCTGCCACGTCCGCGACGTGCACCGCCTGTTCGGCGAGCGGGTGCGGTTGATGCTCGAGGAGGACGACCCGCAGTTCGCGAACTGGGACCAGGACGAGACCGCGGTCGAGAGCCGGTACGACGAGCAGGACCCGGCCGTCGTCGCGGGTGAGATGGCCGAGGCCGCCGACCAGATCGCCGCTGTGTTCGCGGGCGTGCAGGAGGACCAGTGGGACCGTCCGGGCCGACGCAGCAACGGCTCGCGCTTCACGGTCGCCACCCTCGGGGCGTACTACCTGCACGACGTCGTCCACCACCTGCACGACATCGGTCGGTGAGGCACACCGAGTTCTGGGAGCGCCTCGACGCGGCCCTCGGGCCGGCGTACTCGCGCTCCTGGGCGACCCTCTACGTCATGGCCGACCTCGGCGGTCGGACCGCGCAGGAAGCGCTGGACGCCGGTGTCCCGCCGAAGGAGGTCTGGCGCGCGGTCTGGGCTGCCCTCGACCTGCCCGCGAAGGAAAGGTGATGGGGGAGACCGTGGCCGGTGCGTCGACCGCGACCGCCGCGCTGCAGCGACGTACGGTTCAGACCTTGGTCGGGGCCCAGGCGTTCGGTGCCGTCGGCATCACCATCGGTGTCGCCACCGCGTCCCTGCTCGCCAGCGACCTCGCGAACTCCGAGACCCTTGCCGGTACGGCGCAGACCGCCCAGGTGCTCGGCGCCGGTGGGGCGTCCTGGCTCCTGGCACGGGTGATGGCGTCGCACGGACGCCGGATCGGGCTCGTGCTCGGCTACCTGCTCGGGGCGGCGGGATCAGCCCTCGCCGTCCTCGCCGGCGTCGTGGAGTCGATGCCGCTGCTGCTCCTCGGTGCCACCCTGCTGGGCGCCACCAGCTCGGCCAACTACGCGTCCCGTTACGCCGCCACCGACCTCGCGCCGGCAGCCGAACAGGGACGTGCACTCGCGATCGTGGTCTGGTCGACGACCATCGGTGCCGTCGCGGGCCCGAACCTGACCGGTCCCGCCGCGGACCTGGCCGCCGCCTGGGGGATCCCCGAGCTCACCGGTCCGTTCGCGCTCGGCGCCTTCGGCATGCTGATCGCCGCGCTGGTGCTGTTCGTCCGGCTGCGGCCGGATCCCTTGCTCGCGGCCCGCCGGCTGCACGCGGCCGCGGTCCAGGACGGTACGGCGACCGCGTCGTCGGCCCAGCCGATCCGGGAGATCCTGCGGGAGCGTCCGATCCTGGTCGCGGCGATGACCGGGCTGGCGGCAGCCCACGCGGTGATGATCTCGGTGATGGTGATGACGCCGCTGCACATGCGGCACGGGCACGCCGGTCTCAAGGTGATCGGGATCGTGATCAGCCTGCACGTGCTGGGGATGTTCGCCTTCGCGCCGCTCTTCGGCAGCGCGGTCGACCGGTTCGGAGCACCGGTGGTCCTCGCGCTCGGGGGAGCGGTGCTACTCGGCTCGCTGCTGTTCTGCGCGCTCTCGCCCGAGGGCAGCTCGGAGGCGATCTTCGTCGGCCTGTTCCTGCTCGGCCTCGGCTGGTCGATGGCCACCGTCGCCGCCTCGACCCTCGTCGCGCAGCAGGCTCCGATCGCCTCGCTCACCGTCGTGCAAGGGACCGCGGACCTGGTGATGAGCCTCGCCGCTGCTGTCGGTGGCGCCGCCTCCGGCGTCATCGTCGGGGTCTTCTCGTTCTCCACGCTCGCGGCGTTCGCGTCGATCTTCGCCGTGGTCGGCCTGGTCGCCGCGCTCTGGTCGGCCAGGCTGGTCCGCGTTTCACCAGCGCTCTAGGCGGGTACTCGGGTGGCCGAACGGGGCACCTACTCCCTCCCCTCATGCAGGTGCCCCGTTCCCCGGCGTCTTTCCGCGCGACACGCGGACGCGATTGCTGGCAGTTCGAACACCTGTTCGGCTAACGTCTCTTCCACAGACGGTGCAAACCGGCGACTATCCACCGGCCCTCCCGGGCGCGGAGCGAGTGTCGGGGGCCGTCTCTAGCGTCTGGCAGACACGAGCTGCCGAAGACAGGCGCGCAGGACCTCGAGACAGGACGAAGGACATGGCTGGCACCAAGACCCCGATGGACAAAGAGCGGGACAACAAGGACAAGGCGCTCGACATGGCCCTTGCCACGATCGAGAAGAACTACGGCAAGGGTTCGGTGATGCGTCTCGGTGACGAGGTCCGCGCCCCCCTCGAGGTGATCCCCACCGGGTCGATCTCCCTCGACATCGCGCTCGGCCTCGGCGGTCTGCCGCGCGGTCGCGTCGTCGAGATCTACGGTCCGGAGTCCTCCGGTAAGACGACGGTGGCCCTGCACGCGGTTGCCAACGCGCAGGCCGCGGGCGGCATCGTCGCCTTCATCGACGCCGAGCACGCGCTCGATCCCGACTACGCCAAGGCGCTCGGTGTCGACACCGACGCGCTCCTGGTCTCGCAGCCCGACAGCGGTGAGCAGGCGCTCGAGATCGCGGACATGCTGATCCGTTCCGGCGCGCTCGACCTGATCGTCATCGACTCGGTGGCCGCGCTGGTGCCGAAGGCCGAGATCGAGGGCGAGATGGGCGACAGCCACGTCGGCCTCCAGGCCCGACTGATGAGCCAGGCGCTGCGCAAGATGACCGGTGCGCTGAACAACACCAACACCACGATGATCTTCATCAACCAGCTCCGCGAGAAGATCGGTGTCATGTTCGGCTCGCCGGAGACCACGACCGGCGGCAAGGCGCTGAAGTTCTACTCCTCGGTCCGCCTCGACGTCCGTCGCATCGAGACCCTCAAGGACGGCACCGACATGGTCGGCAACCGGACCCGGGTCAAGGTCGTGAAGAACAAGGTCGCGCCGCCGTTCAAGCAGGCCGAGTTCGACATCATGTACGGCCGTGGCATCTCCCGCGAGGGTGGCTTGATCGACGTGGGTGTCGAGCAGGGCATCGTCCGCAAGGCCGGCGCCTGGTACACCTACGAGGGTGACCAGCTCGGTCAGGGCAAGGAGAACTCGCGCGGCTTCCTCAAGGACAACCCCGACCTCGCCAACGAGATCGAGAAGCGCATCCTCGAGAAGCTCGGCATCGGTCCGACCCTCGACGCCCCGGCCCGACGCCGCCGCACCGCCGAAGGTGATCGACCCCG
The DNA window shown above is from Marmoricola sp. OAE513 and carries:
- a CDS encoding DUF3046 domain-containing protein, which codes for MRHTEFWERLDAALGPAYSRSWATLYVMADLGGRTAQEALDAGVPPKEVWRAVWAALDLPAKER
- a CDS encoding MFS transporter, giving the protein MGETVAGASTATAALQRRTVQTLVGAQAFGAVGITIGVATASLLASDLANSETLAGTAQTAQVLGAGGASWLLARVMASHGRRIGLVLGYLLGAAGSALAVLAGVVESMPLLLLGATLLGATSSANYASRYAATDLAPAAEQGRALAIVVWSTTIGAVAGPNLTGPAADLAAAWGIPELTGPFALGAFGMLIAALVLFVRLRPDPLLAARRLHAAAVQDGTATASSAQPIREILRERPILVAAMTGLAAAHAVMISVMVMTPLHMRHGHAGLKVIGIVISLHVLGMFAFAPLFGSAVDRFGAPVVLALGGAVLLGSLLFCALSPEGSSEAIFVGLFLLGLGWSMATVAASTLVAQQAPIASLTVVQGTADLVMSLAAAVGGAASGVIVGVFSFSTLAAFASIFAVVGLVAALWSARLVRVSPAL
- a CDS encoding DinB family protein produces the protein MAIEPDTKDWTWVLEERCDECGFDPAVVDVRALPDLIAANLRGWDGALADPDAAVRPASNVWSVLEYGCHVRDVHRLFGERVRLMLEEDDPQFANWDQDETAVESRYDEQDPAVVAGEMAEAADQIAAVFAGVQEDQWDRPGRRSNGSRFTVATLGAYYLHDVVHHLHDIGR
- the recA gene encoding recombinase RecA; translated protein: MDKERDNKDKALDMALATIEKNYGKGSVMRLGDEVRAPLEVIPTGSISLDIALGLGGLPRGRVVEIYGPESSGKTTVALHAVANAQAAGGIVAFIDAEHALDPDYAKALGVDTDALLVSQPDSGEQALEIADMLIRSGALDLIVIDSVAALVPKAEIEGEMGDSHVGLQARLMSQALRKMTGALNNTNTTMIFINQLREKIGVMFGSPETTTGGKALKFYSSVRLDVRRIETLKDGTDMVGNRTRVKVVKNKVAPPFKQAEFDIMYGRGISREGGLIDVGVEQGIVRKAGAWYTYEGDQLGQGKENSRGFLKDNPDLANEIEKRILEKLGIGPTLDAPARRRRTAEGDRPRWHRFLIRSR
- a CDS encoding N-acetyltransferase family protein encodes the protein MDPMSAPVTIRDAVEADLVSVAAIYTHESLHAYSTFETEERPLGDWQHKLTTGDPFVVAVDGDRVVGFAYASPFRDRPAYHRTRETSVYLHTDARRSGTGSLLYAALLERLRAAGFHTALALIAMPNDGSVALHVRHGFELAGTMSEVGDKQDRMIDVAIYQLML